ACGGGAATGATCCCCCCCTCTCCGGCGCCTTTCATTCCCATCGGATTGTTCGGAGACCGTCGCAACGGCTCGCAGTAGGCACGAATGTTTGAAAAATCGGTGGCAAGAGGCAAGAGGTAGTCAGCAAACGAACCGGTCAAAAGCTGCCCATCGTCATCATAAACGAGATGTTCGAGAAGAGTCCCGCCGAGGCCTTGAACGATCGCCCCGATTACTTGGCCGTGTATCGTGAGCGGGTTGATCACAACTCCCGGATCCTCGACTGCCACGTAGTCGACAACCTCGATACTTCCCAACTTGATGTCCACTGCCACGTGCGCAGCGTGAGTACCGTAGTTGAAAGTGTGCTTGTTGTTTAGGAACTTCTTCTCGACGGAAATATCCAGAGTCGCAAGAACTTCCCAAGCTAAAGTCCGGCCGTCCGACCCTTGAATTCCACTATCAACTATCCGCATCGTCTCGGGGGATGCCTGCAAAATTTTGGCGGCTTCGCTTTTCAACATCCTCTTTATGGACTCCGCACAGAGCAGAATCGCGGACCCTCCCATTACGGTTGAACGAGATGCGTACGAACCCCAGCCTTCCGCGACAAGGGTCGTTGATCCGTGGAACAGTTCAATTCTTTCCATCTCGACGCCCAACTCATCGGCAGCAATTTGGGTCAAGACAGTCGCCACTCCCTGCCCTACAGCTGATGATCCGACGTAGACGGCGAATTTGCCGTCCTTTCGTAGTTCGATCTTTGCGTTTTCGCTCGGACCCGCGGCACCACCTTCCACGAAGCAACCGACGGCAATCCCATGGTAACGACCATCGATCTGCTGGCCCTGCAGTTTTTCGCGGTCTTTCCATCCGAACTTCTCTAGACAACTATCCAAAATATGATGATAGGCGCCGCTGTCGAGTTCATTTGAATGCGAAGCTGGCGTGATACTTGGAATGGAGTAAGGCATCTCGGCTTCGGAAACTAGATTTCGACGTCTGAATTCTACGCGATCAATCCCCATCTCTCGCGCGACGATGTCGAAAAGGCGCTCACGGAAGAAATCGGCTTCGTATCGACCCGGTGCACGATAAGTTCCAGAGGGCGCTTTGTTCGATAGCTCTGCGTGGCTGGAAATATCGATATTGGGAATGCGATAGGGTCCGCCAAAGAAAAGCCCTGCATTGCGCGGCGCGACTGTTCCCGCTGTTCTCACGTAGGCGCCGACATCCGCATAGATATCACCGCTTACTCCTAAGATCGTGCCATGGCCATCGCATGCGATTTCGATGTCACAGCGGGCATCTCGCGCGTGACTGATTGCCAAGAAATGCTCTCTCCGATCCTCGATCCATTTGACAGGTCGCTTTAATGAACGGGCTGCAAACGGGATGAGAAAGTCTTC
This portion of the Pirellulales bacterium genome encodes:
- a CDS encoding xanthine dehydrogenase family protein encodes the protein PQIPVRLNATPELEPYHQPVIAHDKVRYVGEPLAVVIADSAAGAEDALGAVTVEIEDIAAVSNLGLSDLESTPPSEPDSLLFDNKTDNRALTSRITKGDAAAAFARATYRHKESFYVHRHTGVMMETRGVLAEWDNANSRLIVSGATKVPFANRRILASLINMPEEAIDFIEGDTGGSFGLRGEFFPEDFLIPFAARSLKRPVKWIEDRREHFLAISHARDARCDIEIACDGHGTILGVSGDIYADVGAYVRTAGTVAPRNAGLFFGGPYRIPNIDISSHAELSNKAPSGTYRAPGRYEADFFRERLFDIVAREMGIDRVEFRRRNLVSEAEMPYSIPSITPASHSNELDSGAYHHILDSCLEKFGWKDREKLQGQQIDGRYHGIAVGCFVEGGAAGPSENAKIELRKDGKFAVYVGSSAVGQGVATVLTQIAADELGVEMERIELFHGSTTLVAEGWGSYASRSTVMGGSAILLCAESIKRMLKSEAAKILQASPETMRIVDSGIQGSDGRTLAWEVLATLDISVEKKFLNNKHTFNYGTHAAHVAVDIKLGSIEVVDYVAVEDPGVVINPLTIHGQVIGAIVQGLGGTLLEHLVYDDDGQLLTGSFADYLLPLATDFSNIRAYCEPLRRSPNNPMGMKGAGEGGIIPVGGVIANAVANALQSLGVEPRSLPLSPSKLWSLACDVAPANVARSFHQT